In a genomic window of Blattabacterium cuenoti:
- the purB gene encoding adenylosuccinate lyase, which translates to MERYKNPLVERYGSKEMLYNFSPKKKFILWRKLWFYLAEIQKELGLNISNEQIDDLKNHLYNIDWNRVSFFEKKFRHDVMAHLYAFGEKAIIARPIIHLGVTSAFLGDNTDIILIRDGLEILLKKLINIIFRLRNFTLEYHKIPTLAFTHYQPAQLITVGKRSALWLQSLLLDLEELEFRLRNIHFRGVKGTVGSADSFKKLFDGNLQKLKDLERKLSEKFGFKNVFSITGQTYDRKVDAQILNFLSNISQSSHKFSNDLRLLQNLKEMEEPFEKEQIGSSAMAYKRNPILSERMASLAKYVISLSSSSAFVSATQWLERTLDDSANRRLVIGQSFLAVDSILMIWNNILENIVVYPKIIDKHIKEELPFLITEYIIIECVKNGADRQDIHERIRVHSMKTNDKIKLEGMENDFIQRILHDKKIPIHKEQISKILNYENLTGFSSDQTLEFIDSKVNPILNRFHHLIDSNI; encoded by the coding sequence GTGGAAAGATATAAAAATCCCTTAGTAGAACGATATGGTAGTAAAGAAATGTTATATAATTTTTCTCCAAAAAAAAAGTTTATTCTTTGGAGAAAGTTATGGTTTTATTTGGCAGAAATTCAAAAAGAATTAGGATTAAATATTAGTAATGAACAAATTGATGATTTAAAAAATCATTTATATAACATAGATTGGAATAGGGTATCTTTTTTTGAAAAAAAATTTAGGCATGATGTTATGGCTCATTTATATGCTTTTGGAGAAAAAGCAATTATAGCTAGACCTATTATTCATTTAGGTGTCACGAGTGCCTTTTTAGGAGATAACACGGATATTATTTTAATCAGAGATGGATTAGAAATTTTATTAAAAAAATTGATTAATATCATTTTTCGTCTTAGAAATTTTACTTTGGAATATCACAAGATTCCTACTTTAGCTTTTACTCATTATCAACCGGCTCAATTAATTACTGTAGGTAAACGTTCTGCTTTGTGGTTACAAAGTCTACTTCTAGATTTAGAAGAATTGGAATTTAGGTTAAGAAATATTCATTTTAGAGGAGTTAAAGGAACTGTAGGTTCAGCAGATAGTTTTAAAAAACTATTTGATGGTAATTTGCAAAAATTAAAAGATTTAGAAAGAAAATTATCTGAAAAATTCGGATTTAAAAATGTTTTTTCTATCACAGGGCAAACTTACGATAGAAAAGTTGATGCTCAAATATTAAATTTTTTATCCAATATATCTCAATCTTCTCATAAATTTAGTAACGATTTACGTTTATTACAAAACCTAAAAGAAATGGAAGAACCTTTTGAAAAAGAACAAATTGGATCTAGTGCTATGGCTTATAAACGGAATCCAATACTTAGTGAACGTATGGCATCTTTAGCTAAATATGTTATTTCTCTTTCTAGTAGTTCAGCTTTCGTTTCAGCTACCCAATGGTTAGAACGGACTTTAGATGATTCTGCAAATAGACGATTAGTTATAGGACAATCATTCTTAGCTGTAGATTCTATTTTAATGATTTGGAATAATATATTAGAAAATATTGTTGTATATCCTAAGATTATTGATAAACATATAAAAGAAGAACTTCCTTTTTTAATTACTGAATATATTATTATAGAATGTGTAAAAAATGGGGCAGATAGACAGGATATTCATGAAAGAATACGGGTTCATTCTATGAAAACAAATGATAAAATTAAATTAGAAGGAATGGAAAATGATTTTATTCAACGTATTTTACACGATAAAAAAATACCCATTCATAAAGAACAAATAAGTAAAATTCTAAACTACGAAAATTTAACAGGGTTTTCTTCAGATCAAACCTTAGAATTTATTGATTCGAAAGTGAATCCTATATTAAATCGTTTTCATCATCTAATTGATTCTAATATATAG
- the ruvB gene encoding Holliday junction branch migration DNA helicase RuvB: protein MSFHLEKALNPKTIQDFIGQHEILENLRIFIQASKKRKEALDHILFHGPPGLGKTTLAHIVANELRVNITVTSGSVLDKPGDLAGLLIHLKINDVIFIDEIHRLSPIVEEYLYSAMENYKIDIIIDSGSNARSLQIDLSPFTLIGSTTRSGLLTAPMRSRFGINFRLNYYDKKLLKNIVNRSAKLLNIPITEEASCEIANRSRGTPRIANALLRRIRDFAQIKGNGTIDMNICNLGLKALNVDKYGLDEMDNRILSYIIDYFKGGPVGINTIATAVSENSDTIEEVYEPFLIQEGYLIRTPRGRKTTKLAYQHVKKNFQKK from the coding sequence GTGTCATTTCATTTAGAAAAAGCCTTAAATCCCAAAACTATTCAAGATTTTATCGGGCAACATGAAATATTAGAAAATTTAAGAATTTTTATTCAAGCCTCTAAAAAAAGAAAGGAAGCTTTAGATCACATTTTATTTCATGGACCTCCAGGATTGGGAAAAACAACATTAGCACATATTGTAGCCAATGAATTACGTGTAAACATAACTGTAACTTCAGGGTCTGTTTTAGATAAACCTGGGGATTTAGCTGGTTTATTGATTCATTTGAAAATAAATGATGTAATTTTTATTGATGAAATTCACCGACTTTCTCCAATTGTTGAGGAATATTTATATTCAGCTATGGAAAATTATAAAATAGATATTATTATAGATTCTGGTTCTAATGCCAGATCACTACAAATAGATCTATCTCCTTTCACTTTAATAGGGTCTACTACAAGATCAGGATTACTTACGGCTCCTATGCGTTCTAGATTTGGAATTAATTTTCGTCTCAACTATTATGACAAAAAATTATTAAAAAACATTGTAAATCGTAGTGCAAAATTACTCAATATACCAATAACGGAAGAAGCCTCTTGTGAAATTGCTAATAGAAGCCGTGGTACTCCACGTATTGCAAACGCTTTATTACGTAGAATTCGTGATTTTGCGCAAATAAAAGGAAATGGAACTATTGATATGAATATATGTAATTTAGGATTAAAAGCTCTTAATGTAGATAAATATGGATTAGATGAGATGGATAATAGAATTCTTTCATATATCATAGATTATTTTAAAGGAGGACCTGTAGGAATTAATACTATAGCAACAGCTGTTAGTGAAAATTCAGATACTATAGAAGAAGTTTATGAACCTTTTCTGATTCAAGAAGGATATTTAATTAGAACACCTAGAGGAAGAAAAACAACAAAATTAGCTTATCAACATGTTAAAAAAAATTTTCAAAAAAAATAA
- a CDS encoding adenylosuccinate synthase, which translates to MPSNVIVGLQWGDEGKGKITDLLAKKSDYVIRYQGGNNSGHSIHIKNRYFVLHLIPSGVIYPGVKCIIGPGVVVDPKSLIQEIQNLESMGINTSKIFLAKRAHVTMPYHCLLDQYQEEFLGDRLIGTTHKGIGPTYVDKISRTGIRVLDLLDLKVFYKKLKYNIDVKNKIFIKIFKKKPLSFKSIYEEYIEYAKILYDRIIDAVYETHQAFHKKKKILFEGAQAMLLDIDYGTYPYVTTSSTSTGGVCVGSGIPPNFLKNFIGITKAYCTRVGFGPFPTEIKNEMSDVIRQKGNEYGATTKRPRRCGWLDLVALKYSCMINGINYLVITKLDVLSEFDIIKICIKYKSDDQVLQYFPAKIKQNIKGIYIDLHGWKQNISHIHEYIDLPNNCKKYIKFIEDFLNLEILLISVGSERNQNIVKNKSLFFKIFN; encoded by the coding sequence ATGCCTTCAAATGTTATTGTTGGTTTACAATGGGGTGACGAGGGAAAAGGGAAAATTACAGACTTACTTGCTAAAAAGTCGGATTATGTGATTCGTTATCAAGGAGGAAATAATTCAGGTCATTCTATTCATATTAAAAATCGTTATTTTGTTCTTCATTTAATTCCTTCTGGAGTAATTTATCCTGGTGTAAAATGTATCATTGGTCCTGGAGTAGTCGTTGATCCTAAATCTTTGATACAAGAAATACAGAATTTAGAATCTATGGGTATTAATACGTCAAAAATTTTTTTAGCAAAAAGAGCACATGTAACTATGCCTTATCATTGTTTACTAGATCAATATCAAGAAGAGTTTTTAGGAGATAGGTTAATTGGAACTACACATAAAGGAATTGGTCCTACTTATGTAGATAAAATTTCCCGTACAGGTATTCGTGTTTTAGATTTACTAGATTTAAAAGTATTCTACAAAAAATTAAAGTATAATATTGATGTTAAAAATAAAATATTTATAAAAATTTTTAAAAAAAAACCCCTTTCTTTCAAATCTATTTACGAAGAATATATAGAATATGCAAAAATTCTTTATGATCGAATTATAGACGCAGTTTATGAAACTCACCAAGCTTTTCATAAAAAAAAAAAGATTTTGTTTGAAGGAGCTCAAGCTATGTTATTGGATATAGATTATGGAACATATCCATATGTAACTACTTCTTCTACTTCTACAGGAGGCGTATGTGTAGGATCTGGTATTCCTCCTAACTTTTTAAAAAATTTTATAGGAATAACAAAAGCATATTGCACTCGTGTAGGGTTTGGACCTTTTCCTACAGAAATAAAAAATGAAATGAGTGATGTGATACGTCAGAAAGGAAATGAATACGGAGCAACTACAAAACGCCCAAGACGATGTGGATGGTTGGATTTAGTAGCTCTTAAGTATTCTTGTATGATTAATGGGATCAATTATTTAGTTATTACAAAATTAGATGTTTTAAGTGAGTTTGATATTATTAAAATATGCATAAAATACAAATCTGATGATCAAGTTTTACAATATTTTCCGGCGAAAATAAAACAAAATATAAAAGGAATTTACATAGATTTACATGGATGGAAACAAAATATATCTCACATACATGAATATATAGATTTACCAAATAATTGTAAAAAATATATTAAATTTATCGAAGATTTTTTAAACTTAGAAATTCTATTAATTTCTGTAGGTTCTGAAAGAAATCAAAATATTGTTAAAAATAAGTCTTTATTTTTTAAAATTTTTAATTAA
- the surE gene encoding 5'/3'-nucleotidase SurE yields MKKKPIILVTNDDGIIAPGIRALIHYMNLLGDVYVVAPNKAQSGIGHAITMNTILHCDSVKIDNGIQKEWECSGTPVDCVKLAISDLLPRKPDICVSGINHGSNSSVNIMYSGTVSAVIEASIEGIPSVGFSLLDFNWNADFEPSKKYICQIVEKILHNPVPKKIITLNVNIPKLKKEEIKGVKICRQAESKWKESFNKRYNPKGRTYYWLVGDFINLDKKVDTDEWALENGYISIVPIQFDLTNYSILDLLKSWNFIVLFIFLLIF; encoded by the coding sequence ATGAAGAAAAAACCAATTATTTTAGTTACAAATGACGATGGAATCATAGCTCCAGGGATTAGGGCTCTTATTCATTATATGAATCTTTTAGGAGATGTATATGTAGTGGCTCCGAATAAAGCTCAATCTGGAATAGGACATGCAATAACAATGAATACAATATTACATTGTGATTCGGTAAAAATAGATAATGGAATTCAAAAAGAATGGGAATGTTCTGGTACTCCAGTTGATTGTGTTAAACTAGCAATTAGTGATCTTCTTCCTAGAAAACCTGATATTTGTGTATCAGGAATTAATCATGGTTCAAATTCTTCTGTAAATATCATGTATTCTGGTACTGTTTCGGCTGTTATTGAAGCAAGTATAGAAGGAATTCCTTCTGTAGGATTTTCTCTTCTAGATTTTAATTGGAATGCTGATTTTGAACCATCTAAAAAATACATATGTCAAATTGTTGAAAAAATTCTTCATAATCCTGTCCCAAAAAAAATCATTACTTTAAATGTAAATATTCCTAAATTAAAAAAAGAAGAAATTAAAGGAGTTAAAATATGTAGACAAGCAGAATCTAAATGGAAAGAAAGTTTTAATAAACGTTATAATCCTAAAGGAAGAACTTATTATTGGCTAGTAGGTGATTTTATTAATTTAGATAAAAAAGTAGATACAGATGAATGGGCATTAGAAAACGGATATATATCTATTGTTCCTATTCAATTTGATTTAACAAATTATTCTATCTTAGATCTTTTAAAATCTTGGAATTTTATTGTATTATTTATATTTCTTTTAATTTTTTAA